The region GAGAAACCTTGACGTGTGATGTCAAGTCTTTTGTGTGGGTACTGGATAGTAAAAAAAATCCCGCTTGCGGTGTCATTGTTCGACCCGATAGTctcaaatacttttttttttttttttttttttttttgctatggCTAATTGGCTATGAGCAAATTGCAAGTTCATGTCTTTGGTTCTAGGTGCATAGAGTCACAGATTTCATTACGTAGTATCATTATCTTATTTGTCAAACTTCATTCCTCTTATTTGGTAAATCACGCTAGAAAAATTCCGTGTGAGTTCATCAAATTTATGACCTGTATTTATGAGAATCATGCTCTAACCAGTGGTCACTCATCAAACTCCTCTTGACTTAACTCACTACACACAATTATAttctatagtatatataaagtCAAGATAATAGCTAGCTAATCAACAACTTTTTATCCAATAATATTATGGACCAACAAGCTAGTTTTCTTTTGCACTCGTGTGGTGAGAGCCTATGAATTATAAAATGTCATGAATATAATGTTgacagaattttttttttttgcctttgaTAATATTACTCTAATTAAATGTTGTGCATAAgacatgtatgtatgtttaaGATAACATGATGTCCCCCTACATACGGCAagtatattatatgtattatgcTTTGGCTGTGGTTGAAAAGGGGGACATGAAAATGAAAGGAGTCAAACTAATACTTGTTTAATTGAAGTTTGAACAAACTACTTTAGGACTTGAAAAACTTTAGAAGCAGATTTCGTCAAACTCATATCCATCCCAACTATCTGATTCTCCAAATTTTATTAGTATTTATAACCAAGTGATTATGGTAAAGTGAAATGTCTAGTGTCAATTAGTATAGATGTGGTTGGACTTGGAGATGTAATTTGATAAAAAGTTGAGTCTTTCTTTATACATTAAATCCCACAACTTTCATCCATATTAAATGTGTAGATGTCGTTAAGAATGTTTTATTTGGATCTTTTTAACATGGTGCACATATGCAAAAGTCAAGAGTTGAATCAGTTGATCTTTCGACTTTGTAATTGCATTAACATTCCACTGATATAGAAATCAAGAGTTGAATCAGTTGATCTTTTGACTTTGTAATTGTATTAACAATCTGCTGATGTAGAAAGAGATAGAATGGCCTGTGAGTAGAAGTGGTTTGGATTAGGCTTTTAGGCTGGAAAGGTTTACAACTTTTTGGCCCAAAAAAGTTTATTAGAATATTGGGCCTATAGTCATCTTAAAAACACACTACATTTACATCTTAGGTTGTGTTAGACAAAAAACCTTAGCATCTATGTATTTGAAGAAAGTTGAAAATCAACAGTCATTGTCTGTAGAACAAATCATTGTCTTTATGTGGGAAATTGCAAAACTACATTTATGAATCAGTGTTCACTAAAATTCCTCAAACAGTGTCTTCTGATGACCATCCCTTCTTCTCCAATGCCAATCTAAGAGCCTGATTAAAATGATGAGAATAGTAGTCATAACTTGCATTGTAAAACTGTGGAATATGCACTTAACATCACATGAAGGCAGTGTTTTCTTTGAAATTCTCACCTTGATTCTCTTCCGATTTACATCAAAGTCATAACTTCCCTTACGCGATGCAGACCTGTATTGTACCAGGGGTTTCTTGCCAGGGGAGAACCAGAACTCAACATCATCCACAAGCTGATTGATGAAGAGCGTTTATCAGTGTGTGCTTTACAACATAATAACAAAAAAGTTGAAAACGTTTTCTGAACATACCCCGAGAATAGGACTTTGATATTCTACACGCACATAGTCATCTTTCTTCTCCACAATCTTTGGCGTGGACTTGTCTGGTTTTGTGGATTTGATCTGTAAAACGAAAATTTActagttaaaagttaaaactcgTGTTTGCATACTAACTCTTGTGTCACAGTGATATTTAGAATTTGTCTCGTTACCACTTCAAGAAGCTCTTTCATGGCTTTTTCTCTGCTCACTTTACCACGTTTTTCTTCAGGGTTGTAGTTCCTTCAGAAGAGTCAAACAAAGAGATAAACCAAGAACGTTTCAGCACTATCTTCACGTGCACAAATCAAACAATAATGTTGTTTTTCCCATCATGTTTGTTGTTTAACAAAAATTTGAGGATACAGGAAGAGAATTGTACCATGGAGGGGCATAGTGAGTGAGATCACTGATGTTCTCAGAAGTGGAAATGCAGTTGTTGGTGGCCGGGCATAGCGCTAAGCCAAGAGGACTCTTCTGCACTCCCAAGTAGTTTGGCTTAGGCCCACTGCAACACAAAACTCTTACATAAATCCGTAATCCTCCGACCTTACAGTTACATTAGTAACCAGCTTCTCAACTGCTCTAAACTAAACTATTGGGTTAAACCGATAATTTATTTCAAGTTACCAAACTCTTGAGCAAAATCTGATCTTGCAACCAAATTACCTATATGTGGTTTATATCTAATCAACAGAAAGGGCATTCAAGGTTTAATGTCAAGGCTCAAGATCAACTATTCCTACAAAAAGTTTCTTGATTTATCCTATCTCTGGAAtcagcatatatatacacagctCAGTTTATTATTTCTTGTAAATCACCACCAGTACACAATTTATCTAAAACTCAGTGACCCAAATCTCCATTCCTTTCATTCATCTCACGAAAGCAAAAAGGGGAGAAGCTTGAAATGAATTTGAAGCATTATAATGTAAACATAAGAATGTATTTGAAGGAATGAAAAACATGCCTGAAGCTGAAAATGGCTCCAAGAACTGCAATTTCACTGCTCCTCAGTATTACCTCCCTGCAAACATAGTTATGTTTATCAATTGCGGAATATTGTtcataaaaactaaaaagacaATGTTGACAGAAAAAGGAATCCATCTTATAGTACCTGCGACCCATTTGGGGAAGACAACTATCTTCTTCTTGTTGGGGCTGCTTCTGGCAACTGAATATGcgagaggaggaagaagaaacatTGTAATAAGAGAATCTTCTCTTGTTGTAGATGGAGGTTAGAGAGTGAGAATATGGCGACGCCATGGAAGCCATTTTCTTTCTGCGCTTCAAAATGCAGACAACCTCAGCCCTGCCCATTTTTGTCGTCCACCATTCCCACTAAAAAAAAGGTTTTGGCCGGGAGCACAATACGACGTCGTTGAACTCGGTGGGGTCAGAGGATTAGCTGAGACTCGTGGCTATCACGTTTTTTATTATCACAAATGACAACATCAAAAAGTGTTGGTATGCGATTATAATGTAACTATAAAGTCAAATTTTGACAAACACCCAGATAAAATTTTAGCAATAAAAACTCCAATTCAAATTAGCCTATGCTAGAGAGTATCTGTTTAATCATGAAAAATATCGAGAAAAACACAGATTTAAAGTATAGTAAATTGAtctcataatataatttaaggTGAACAACTTAATAAAATCATCTCAACTTCTGCAGTATCATTGGCACCAACTAAACTTCAACAGCAAACCAAGAACCACTCATAACATCTTTgcatacaaaattttttaataccaTACTCTCATTTGCAATATAAAGGAAAGATAGCCTGCAAATAAAGAAGTCAATTTGTGCTAGACTCAACTTCTCAGCCTATGAACTGCTCTCTCAACTTGCATTCACCGGTTTAGTGGTCAGAGGTTGCATTTGTATAGATGTCAGTACCAAAAAACTTGAAGCTTCTGCATCATGATTAGCTGCGGTGCACCTGTGGTTTTTTACGATTGTAGTGATGGAGCAGCCCAAAGTTTCACTTTCTTGTCATCGCTGGATGTGGCTAAAACAAAAACTTGCTTGTCTCCtgtataacaaaataaaataaaataaaataacagtAAGCCACTTTATACTGTACATAGTTGCATACAACTAAAACAAGAGAGCAATAGATCACTTTATAAGCTGAGATGTCAACTCTAGCAAATCAACTTCTAGAGTTTCTGGTTTCTTTCACTTTCTATTGTAGATGAGGATGTCAGATGTCACTCAAAATGCTATATGCAAGGGTGTTAGGCAATGGTTTCTGGTTTTGCTGTTGAAGTTAAGATGCTTTTGGACAGAAAGTTTAGATGGTGCGGTGTTAGAGAAtccttttttactttaattgcTAATCTTGTCTAGCATTGTCTCTCATTCTTAAATGATACTATGAACCCATCATGTACTTGAATAGTGTGTCCTTCACCATTGTTCatcataaatttatattatgagGCAAACTTCACTGTGCATCCCTAAGAATTTTggatattattttctttcattttgcaCCCAGGGGGTTTGGGGTGGAGGATGGCGGTTACTTGCCTGAAGAGATGGTGCGAGGTGACCAAGCCATGTCTGTGATGTTACCTGGTAGAACATatggtaaataaataaatataatctgATAAAAAATCGGAAGAAAGGGGGTTTATAGATTGGGAAGTGTAGAAGATAAAGCTTTTTATGGTCTTCAACATCAAGCAACTAAACAGGAAGGCATACCATCGTGGGGTTTCTCAGCTGTATCCAAAACCTTCCCTGTCTCAGCATGTAACCATTGCAATGTAGAACCATGAATAGCTGCCAATATCTTTCCATCAGGTGAAAGGCACATGCGGTCATAGTGTAAAGTTGTGCCGTTTGCATCATGAAGTGGAATAGGAAACACTTTCAAAGTTTTGGGGTCCTCATCAAGATGATAACGCACTGCATTAAAGAAACCTGTAAGTATCCTACTGGAAGGAAGAAGGTTTTTGGAGTTGGTGGGTGCTTTTAACTTTTAAAGAGATCAAAGAGGAACGTAGACATAGAATGCCATAACATGTTTGGATGaactaatactaaaattacatacCATTGATATTCCACACTCTAATAGAACCATCCTTGGATGCAGTAATTATTTGATCTGAATTTGGAGTAAAGCAGAGCCAAGTCACTGCACTCTGAACAGAATTCACATGGAAGAAAAGAAATATCAGGCAAACATTTGGACTTCAAGCTAAATATGACTACATAGAATTAATAAAAACAGGCAACAGGAA is a window of Ipomoea triloba cultivar NCNSP0323 chromosome 11, ASM357664v1 DNA encoding:
- the LOC115997056 gene encoding uncharacterized protein LOC115997056; protein product: MGRAEVVCILKRRKKMASMASPYSHSLTSIYNKRRFSYYNVSSSSSRIFSCQKQPQQEEDSCLPQMGRREVILRSSEIAVLGAIFSFSGPKPNYLGVQKSPLGLALCPATNNCISTSENISDLTHYAPPWNYNPEEKRGKVSREKAMKELLEVIKSTKPDKSTPKIVEKKDDYVRVEYQSPILGLVDDVEFWFSPGKKPLVQYRSASRKGSYDFDVNRKRIKALRLALEKKGWSSEDTV